The Neofelis nebulosa isolate mNeoNeb1 chromosome X, mNeoNeb1.pri, whole genome shotgun sequence genome has a segment encoding these proteins:
- the RTL9 gene encoding retrotransposon Gag-like protein 9: MADMSIPFHSLRFNNTLREENGDPQNSGMTFAGPVMETRAEVQVLHSHVQPIVSTSASDPEGMSAQLMTSPAFDTTSAPVTEAPDSGALSPSLMPGSDSGALSPLLMAAPDSEALSPLLMPASDSGTLSPLLSTSDYGLISPGLMTIPDFGTMSAALMAAPHSAEISPLAMPALSSGAMSAPIVSTSSSEATPTPLMLAPDPGEISPLLMPDINPGVTSTQPMSAPGSEAMSPLQITDEDTEAMSQVLMTALASGEISSLLMSGTDSEAISSLIMSALASETTSTQPMSTQDSGEVSTQLMSGSDSGVVSSLLVSAPGSGAMSTPLLSAPDTGEVSTLPKPALDAEAVSPLLMTALTSGVIPTQLMSAQDSGLMSPQFTQNLDSQIMSTPPMRTTASGGLSTAPVRAPDPGAMSIPQMRPLASGNMATLLKTVPDSGTLSTPLMTVTTSGAMSTEKMSTTASRVMSSQLTMTRTSGAMSTGFMKATASGTMSTLRMRPLASAMTSAPLRRAPAFGAMSTQPVTAQASETMTTLQLSSPASGSMSTLQLRAPVSGAMSMSQRRATASGVTAVPQLRASASGAMSTPLMTAKASGAMSTPLMTAKASGAMSTLVMRDRAPGVMSLPQMRATASGALSKPLMTSKASEAMFMQQMTATASGEIATMLMRDTASGAMSMRQMTDTASAGMSTPLMRAPASGDMSTPQMTAAASGTVSMPLMGAPDPGAMPTMLMRATASGKVPSQPLSTQDSGGMSMSFMRSRISGGMSPLEMQTPASEMMSPPKMRAPASGVISTPLMRAPDPGEMSALFTKASSSGQMSPPLMRTPVSGEIATSLRVPAYGAMSTPHMTATASGMMPMPQMRAPVSGAKPTPLMRSTAPGAMSMPHVTATASGGVSVPLMRSPASGATSTPQMMPTASGEMYTLPMRAPASGVMSPPLARAPVSGMTSTPLWRPSASEATSTELSRGPVSGKMSTAQMTAMTSGGIPKPLMRATASGTMPMPLMSAMASGDMSVPLMKSMASGAVFTLQTRVTSSGSMSLPHTTYTTSGGMHAPPMRASASGMMSMPLLRATASGGMAMPQMTAMASGGVSMPPTRTPVPGTMSTPQMAATPSGMMSTLEIKATDFGETSASHSNVTASGSKSTLHMAAPAAETMNPPPKEVPSFGMLTPALCYLLEEQEAARGSSSVEEEMEIDEEKQMKGFLNDSEKMAFLVSLHLGAAERWSILQMEVGNPLSDENKSFLSRSQGLYDSLSEIDILSAVLCHPKQGQKSVRQYATDFLLLARHLSWSDAILRTRFLEGLSEAVTTKMGRIFLKVAGSLKELIDRSLYTECQLAEEKDSPGRSSQVLLSACKRNNEEAMENELNSYQQTEEHQHVPKRCYYLKEHGDPQEGLHDHLRQSTGHHKAPTNK; the protein is encoded by the exons ATGGCAGATATGTCAATACCTTTCCACTCCCTCCGATTCAACAATACGCTGAGGGAGGAAAATGGTGACCCCCAAAACAGCGGGATGACCTTCGCTGGACCAGTAATGGAGACCAGAGCAGAGGTTCAAGTTTTACATTCTCACGTACAGCCTATAGTCTCCACTTCAGCGTCTGACCCTGAAGGGATGTCTGCACAGCTGATGACATCTCCAGCCTTTGACACCACGTCTGCACCTGTAACAGAAGCACCAGACTCTGGAGCACTGTCGCCATCACTAATGCCAGGCTCCGACTCTGGGGCACTGTCCCCACTGCTAATGGCAGCTCCAGATTCAGAAGCACTGTCCCCATTGCTGATGCCAGCCTCAGATTCTGGAACACTGTCCCCATTGCTGTCCACTTCAGACTATGGATTAATATCCCCGGGGTTGATGACAATTCCTGACTTTGGGACAATGTCTGCAGCACTAATGGCAGCACCACATTCTGCAGAGATATCACCATTGGCAATGCCAGCTTTGTCCTCTGGAGCAATGTCTGCACCTATAGTGAGCACTTCATCCTCTGAAGCGACACCCACACCGTTGATGCTGGCCCCAGATCCTGGAGAGATATCCCCACTCCTAATGCCCGACATAAACCCTGGAGTGACGTCCACACAGCCAATgtcagctccaggctctgaagcaATGTCACCTCTGCAaattacagatgaagacactgaagcaATGTCTCAAGTTCTAATGACTGCTCTGGCCTCTGGAGAGATATCTTCACTGCTAATGTCAGGCACAGACTCCGAAGCGATATCTTCACTGATAATGTCAGCCCTTGCTTCTGAAACAACGTCAACCCAGCCAATGAGCACCCAAGACTCTGGGGAAGTGTCCACCCAGCTAATGTCAGGCTCAGATTCCGGAGTCGTGTCTTCACTGCTAGTGTCGGCTCCAGGTTCTGGAGCAATGTCCACACCACTCCTATCAGCTCCAGATACCGGAGAAGTGTCCACGTTGCCAAAGCCAGCTCTGGATGCTGAAGCAGTGTCCCCACTGCTAATGACAGCCCTAACCTCTGGAGTGATTCCCACCCAGCTGATGTCAGCCCAAGACTCGGGACTGATGTCCCCACAGTTCACACAGAATCTAGACTCTCAAATCATGTCTACTCCACCAATGAGAACAACAGCCTCTGGGGGGTTGTCCACAGCGCCAGTGAGAGCCCCTGACCCTGGAGCAATGTCCATACCGCAAATGAGACCTCTGGCCTCTGGCAATATGGCTACATTGCTAAAGACCGTTCCAGACTCTGGAACATTGTCCACCCCACTGATGACGGTCACAACTTCTGGAGCAATGTCCACTGAGAAAATGTCAACCACGGCCTCTAGAGTAATGTCCTCACAGTTAACGATGACCAGAACTTCTGGAGCAATGTCTACAGGCTTTATGAAAGCCACAGCCTCTGGGACAATGTCCACCCTGCGAATGAGACCCCTGGCCTCTGCGATGACGTCTGCACCACTAAGGAGAGCCCCAGCCTTTGGAGCAATGTCCACACAGCCAGTTACAGCCCAAGCCTCTGAAACAATGACCACACTACAACTGTCATCCCCAGCCTCTGGGTCAATGTCTACACTGCAGTTGAGAGCCCCTGTCTCTGGAGCGATGTCTATGTCACAAAGGAGAGCCACAGCCTCAGGAGTGACAGCTGTACCACAGTTGAGAGCCTCAGCCTCTGGAGCAATGTCCACCCCACTGATGACAGCCAAAGCTTCTGGAGCAATGTCCACCCCACTGATGACAGCCAAAGCCTCTGGAGCAATGTCTACACTGGTAATGAGAGACAGGGCCCCAGGAGTGATGTCCTTGCCGCAAATGAGAGCTACGGCCTCGGGAGCATTGTCCAAGCCACTAATGACATCCAAAGCCTCAGAAGCCATGTTCATGCAGCAAATGACAGCCACAGCTTCTGGAGAGATAGCCACAATGCTAATGAGAGACACAGCTTCTGGAGCTATGTCCATGCGGCAGATGACAGACACTGCCTCTGCAGGGATGTCCACACCACTAATGAGAGCCCcagcctctggagacatgtccaCACCACAAATGACAGCTGCAGCTTCTGGAACTGTGTCCATGCCTCTAATGGGAGCCCCAGACCCCGGAGCAATGCCCACAATGTTAATGAGAGCCACAGCCTCTGGAAAGGTGCCCAGTCAGCCACTGAGCACCCAAGACTCTGGAGGGATGTCCATGTCTTTCATGAGATCCAGGATCTCAGGAGGGATGTCCCCACTGGAGATGCAAACCCCAGCCTCTGAAATGATGTCCCCACCAAAAATGAGAGCCCCGGCCTCTGGGGTGATATCCACACCACTAATGAGAGCCCCAGACCCTGGAGAGATGTCTGCACTGTTCACAAAAGCTTCATCCTCTGGACAGATGTCCCCACCACTAATGAGAACCCCAGTTTCTGGAGAGATAGCCACATCCCTGAGAGTCCCAGCTTATGGGGCAATGTCTACTCCACACATGACAGCTACAGCCTCTGGAATGATGCCCATGCCACAGATGAGGGCTCCAGTGTCTGGAGCAAAGCCCACACCACTAATGAGATCCACAGCTCCTGGAGCGATGTCCATGCCTCATGTGACAGCCACGGCCTCTGGAGGGGTATCCGTGCCACTGATGAGAAGCCCAGCCTCTGGAGCAACGTCCACACCACAAATGATGCCCACAGCTTCAGGAGAGATGTACACACTACCAATGCGAGCTCCAGCCTCTGGAGTAATGTCCCCGCCACTAGCAAGAGCCCCAGTCTCTGGAATGACGTCCACACCACTATGGAGACCTTCAGCCTCCGAAGCCACATCCACAGAGTTATCGAGAGGTCCAGTGTCTGGAAAGATGTCCACCGCACAAATGACAGCCATGACCTCTGGAGGGATACCCAAGCCATTAATGAGAGCCACAGCCTCTGGAACAATGCCCATGCCATTGATGTCAGCCATggcttctggagacatgtctgtGCCGCTAATGAAAAGCATGGCCTCTGGGGCAGTGTTCACGCTGCAAACGAGAGTCACGAGTTCTGGATCTATGTCCTTGCCACATACAACATACACAACTTCCGGAGGGATGCATGCACCGCCAATGAGAGCCTCAGCTTCTGGAATGATGTCCATGCCACTTCTGAGAGCCACAGCCTCTGGAGGGATGGCCATGCCACAAATGACAGCCATGGCCTCTGGAGGGGTGTCCATGCCGCCAACGAGGACCCCAGTCCCAGGAACCATGTCCACACCACAAATGGCAGCCACACCCTCTGGAATGATGTCCACTCTGGAAATCAAAGCCACAGACTTTGGAGAAACGTCTGCCTCTCACAGCAATGTCACAGCCTCTGGATCAAAGTCCACACTACACATGGCTGCCCCAGCCGCTGAAACAATGAACCCACCACCAAAGGAAGTCCCATCCTTTGGCATGCTGACCCCAGCACTCTGTTACCTCTTAGAGGAACAGGAAGCAGCCCGGGGTTCAAGCTCTgtggaggaggagatggagatTGATGAGGAGAAGCAAATGAAGGGCTTTTTGAATGACTCAGAAAAAATGGCGTTTCTGGTGTCTCTTCATCTGGGGGCAGCAGAGAGGTGGTCCATCTTGCAGATGGAGGTAGGAAACCCCCTCTCAGATGAAAATAAATCTTTCCTGAGCAGATCACAGGGCTTGTATGACTCCCTATCTGAGATAGACATCCTCAGTGCTGTTCTTTGCCACCCCAAGCAGGGCCAGAAGTCAGTCAGGCAATATGCCACCGACTTCCTGCTGCTGGCCCGACATTTGTCTTGGTCTGATGCCATTCTACGGACCAGGTTTCTGGAAGGGCTCTCGGAAGCTGTTACCACCAAAATGGGCCGGATCTTCCTGAAGGTGGCCGGCAGCCTAAAGGAGCTGATAGACAGGTCTCTCTACACTGAGTGCCAGCTGGCTGAAGAGAAGGATTCCCCGGGCAGGTCAAGCCAGGTTCTGCTGTCAGCCTGTAAGCGGAATAATGAGGAGGCGATGGAGAATGAACTGAATTCTTATCAGCAGACTGAGGAG CACCAGCATGTTCCTAAACGCTGTTACTACCTGAAAGAGCATGGAGACCCTCAAGAGGGTCTGCATGACCACCTCCGACAGAGCACAGGCCATCACAAGGCCCCCACCAACAAGTAA